From Topomyia yanbarensis strain Yona2022 chromosome 1, ASM3024719v1, whole genome shotgun sequence, one genomic window encodes:
- the LOC131683015 gene encoding neutral and basic amino acid transport protein rBAT → MDEANRNSTKLDIEAARLQSVATEKTKQELEPKESYKKLSESELDQANAVIPEPDASGATMVRENGNYKDGEDERMLNGNGAGDAATDKDKLAQKEVEVKFISEQNGDARIDLEVERQQTFSGMTKEELMKFANDPFWIRLRWFLFVLFWGLWIAMLAGAIYIIMDAPKCAAPVALKWWQEGPLVQIDERDYKNQAETVKRYGAKGVIYELSADETYLVNTASVENKIKELVGTFNVNDIKVILDLTPNFVTKDDQLFKDALASPGSPSRSAFVWKESGSTPTNWLAVTGGGSAWKEVASQQFVLAQFGADRIDLQLNDPIAKDKLKTTLRHLVQLGVRGFRLANAKHFIVDRDGKNDVNAEVEDKTLSHTDYGFWTHAHTTYQDGLGALLHELTMDVKNATSGEGFLSVSEDITRPEVFSVGGKLGVDLPEFGNVESVLRQPLGSESAKLIRDDIRKTFGEINKYASAESGKPWIQWPYDKSSMSQIAASEYNVFMFLLPGVPVVPLDVLTAGNGSLVLMEHLEKYRASPSYQHGTFAIYNDANATSVGYTRQKSGNPGYFVALNLAEQQVEADFSQVVGIADELTVVLSSENYRVPDIAVKSKVPSNAVPLSGRSALITTYVPKQG, encoded by the exons GTGCCACCATGGTACGCGAAAACGGCAACTACAAGGATGGTGAGGATGAACGGATGCTCAACGGTAACGGAGCCGGTGATGCGGCCACGGATAAAGACAAACTTGCCCAGAAGGAGGTCGAAGTGAAATTTATCTCCGAGCAGAATGGCGACGCTCGGATCGATTTGGAAGTGGAACGTCAG CAAACCTTCTCCGGCATGACCAAGGAAGAGCTAATGAAGTTCGCTAATGATCCGTTCTGGATCCGTTTGCGCTGGTTTCTATTCGTTCTGTTCTGGGGTCTTTGGATCGCCATGTTGGCCGGAGCCATCTACATTATTATGGATGCGCCCAAGTGTGCCGCCCCAGTTGCGCTGAAATGGTGGCAGGAAGGACCGCTTGTGCAAATCGACGAGCGTGACTACAAGAACCAAGCGGAGACGGTGAAACGGTACGGTGCGAAGGGGGTCATCTACGAGCTGTCAGCGGATGAGACTTATTTGGTTAATACGGCTTCGGTGGAGAACAAAATTAAGGAACTGGTTGGAACGTTCAA CGTAAACGACATCAAGGTAATCCTGGATCTCACCCCCAACTTTGTCACCAAGGACGATCAGCTGTTCAAGGACGCCCTAGCCAGTCCTGGCTCTCCCTCGCGCTCAGCTTTCGTTtggaaggaatccggatcaacACCGACGAACTGGCTAGCCGTTACCGGTGGTGGTTCCGCCTGGAAGGAAGTCGCTTCGCAACAATTTGTCCTCGCCCAGTTCGGAGCCGATCGGATTGATTTGCAGCTGAACGATCCCATCGCAAAGGATAAGCTCAAAACGACGCTGAGACATTTGGTCCAACTGGGCGTCCGAGGATTCCGACTGGCTAACGCGAAGCACTTTATCGTTGACCGCGATGGTAAAAACGACGTGAACGCCGAGGTTGAAGATAAGACTCTTTCACACACAGACTATGGATTCTGGACGCACGCACATACGACCTACCAGGACGGATTGGGAGCTCTGCTGCACGAATTGACAATGGATGTCAAGAATGCCACCAGCGGAGAAGGCTTTTTGTCAGTTAGCGAGGACATCACTCGTCCGGAAGTATTCTCGGTCGGCGGTAAACTAGGAGTAGATCTGCCTGAGTTTGGAAATGTTGAAAGTGTTCTGCGCCAACCGTTGGGATCCGAGTCTGCGAAGTTGATTCGTGATGATATCCGCAAAACTTTCGGCGAGATCAACAAGTACGCATCCGCGGAAAGTGGCAAGCCGTGGATACAGTGGCCTTACGATAAGAGCTCAATGTCCCAGATTGCCGCCTCTGAGTACAATGTATTTATGTTCCTACTTCCGGGAGTTCCGGTAGTCCCACTGGATGTTCTTACCGCTGGTAATGGAAGTCTTGTGTTGATGGAACATCTTGAAAAGTATCGGGCTTCGCCGTCCTATCAGCACGGAACTTTTGCCATTTACAATGATGCCAACGCAACTTCCGTTGGTTATACCCG GCAAAAATCCGGTAATCCAGGCTATTTCGTCGCACTGAATTTAGCTGAACAGCAGGTCGAGGCAGACTTTAGTCAGGTGGTGGGTATTGCGGATGAGTTAACCGTCGTTCTCAGCAGTGAGAATTACCGCGTACCGGACATTGCCGTCAA GAGCAAAGTTCCTTCCAATGCGGTTCCACTTTCGGGTCGATCAGCCCTCATCACTACCTATGTTCCCAAGCAAGGGTAA
- the LOC131683053 gene encoding Golgi to ER traffic protein 4 homolog — MATKATPTATGTVPGARGVARVLAKLEASIESGNYYEAHQMYRTLYFRYLSQKRYEELLDLLYKGALTLLNHDQHTSGADLGMLIVDTLEKAKIVEEADKWMQKIALLLSKIQPSVVERETLLVKAVKWSASVSNSQVGHPLMHKLIAQIMWNEDNLAQARHHFLLSKDGNSCGHMLIQLSQTKGVPSEMDLFIAQVILQQLCLKEIATAAETFATYTKYHPKIACSEPPFITPLLNFIFFLLQAIEANQRKLIVFRTLCELYKHSLERDPSYEKYLQKIGVIFFEASQPQRPQTEGIGGIFGDLLSQFFQGLDDDLDDEPASGSDQRTGTAATGQAVKEELD, encoded by the exons ATGGCTACAAAGGCGACACCGACCGCGACGGGTACCGTCCCGGGTGCCCGCGGTGTGGCTCGTGTGCTAGCAAAACTGGAAGCTTCGATTGAGTCCGGAAACTATTACGAAGCCCATCAGATGTATCGCACACTGTACTTTCGGTATCTGTCACAGAAAAGGTACGAGGAGCTACTGGATCTTTTGTACAAGGGCGCTCTGACGTTGTTAAATCATGACCAGCATACGAGTGGGGCAGATCTTGGAATGCTTATCGTCGATACACTGGAGAAGGCTAAAATAGTGGAAGAAGCTGACAAATGGATGCAAAAAATTGCATTGTTGCTTAGTAAAATTCAACCAAGTGTAGTTGAGAGGGAAACGCTTTTG GTGAAGGCCGTCAAATGGAGTGCTAGCGTATCAAACTCGCAGGTGGGGCACCCGCTGATGCACAAGCTAATCGCACAGATTATGTGGAATGAAGACAATCTGGCCCAAGCGCGACATCATTTTCTACTCTCAAAGGACGGAAACAGTTGCGGTCATATGCTGATCCAGCTCAGCCAAACCAAGGGTGTACCGTCGGAAATGGATCTATTTATAGCTCAGGTTATATTGCAACAGCTATGTCTCAAGGAAATTGCGACGGCGGCGGAAACATTCGCTACCTACACCAAGTACCACCCGAAGATTGCTTGCAGTGAACCACCGTTCATCACACCgttgctgaatttcattttctttctgCTGCAAGCGATTGAGGCTAACCAGCGTAAACTGATTGTATTTCGTACTTTATGTGAACTGTACAAGCATTCACTGGAGCGAGATCCATCCTACGAAAAATATCTGCAAAAGATTGGCGTTATATTTTTTGAAGCCAGCCAGCCGCAAAGACCACAAACCGAGGGAATAGGAGGAATCTTCGGAGACCTGCTAAGTCAATTCTTCCAGGGACTGGATGATGATCTGGATGACGAACCGGCTTCCGGCAGTGATCAGCGAACAGGAACAGCAGCAACCGGTCAAGCGGTCAAGGAGGAACTGGATTAG